The Streptomyces uncialis genomic interval AAGACGAGGGCAGAGCCGCACCCGAAGAACAACACCAGACAGGCAGCGCCCCCAAAGGGGCGCGGGGAACTGCGCGAAGACGAGAACCGGCCCGCGCCCGGACAGCGACAGCACGCGGCAGCACCCGCAAGCGCGAGCGAAGGCGACCCGCGACCCCCGGGAAACGCGAAAGCGCCCCCTCGGGAGGAGGGGGCGCTTCGGGGAGGGGGATCAGGTCGCGTGGACCACGTCCATCTCCTCGGCGAAATGACACGCGGACTCATGCGCCGCGGGCGAGTCCGACCCCTGGAACCGCTCGGGGATCGCCAGCAACGGCACCTCCTCCGCACACCGCTCCTCCGCCTTCCAGCAGCGGGTACGGAACCGGCAGCCGGACGGCGGGTTCGCCGGTGACGGCACATCCCCGGTGAGGATGATCCGCTCACGGTTCTCGCGGGCCTCGGGGTCCGGGACCGGCACCGCCGACAGCAGCGCCTGGGTGTACGGATGCGTCGGGTGGTCGTAGATCTCCGTGTCCGTACCGATCTCGGCGATCTTGCCGAGGTACATCACCCCGACCCGGTCCGAGATGTGCCGGACGATCGAGAGGTCGTGCGCGATGAACAGGTAGGACAGGTTGAACTCGTCCTGGAGCTTGGCCATCAGGTTGATGACCTGCGCCTGCACGGACACGTCGAGCGCGGAGACCGGCTCGTCGCAGATGATGATCTCGGGGTTCAGCGCGAGGCCGCGGGCGATGCCGATGCGCTGGCGCTGACCGCCGGAGAACTGGTGCGGGTACCGGTTGATGTACTCCGGGTTGAGCCCCACCACGTCCAGGAGTTCCTGCACCTTGCGGCGCCGGTCGCCCTTGGGCGCCACCTCGGGGTGGATGTCGTACGGCTCACCGATGATGTCGCCGACCGTCATCCGGGGGTTCAGCGAGGTGTACGGGTCCTGGAACACCATCTGGATGTTGCGGCGCACCGCCTTCAGCGCGCGCCCCGACAGCCGGGTGATGTCCTGGCCCTTGTAGAAGACCTCACCGGCGGTGGCCCGCTCCAGGGTCATCAGCAGCTTGGCGACGGTCGACTTGCCGCAGCCGGACTCACCCACGATGCCGAGCGTCTCGCCCTGGTACAGGTCGAAGTCGACACCGTCGACGGCCTTGACCGCGCCGATCTGCTTCTTGAAGAGGATGCCCTGGGTCAGCGGGAAGTGCTTCTTCAGCCCGCGGACCTGGAGGATCGGCTCACCGCGTTCGGCCGGCGCCTCGACCGCGGCGACCGCCTCGGCCTCGGAGTGGGCGTCGACCACGGTCACACCGGAGACGTTCGGCATGACGGCGGCGTCCTGCGGCTCGCCGGACTTCGAGAGCTTCGGGGAGTCAGCCATGGATCGTCTCCTTCCAGAAGTGGCAGGCGGAGCGGCGGCCCGGGAGTGCGGAGCCGTCCCGCTCGGTCACCGCGTGCAGCACGGGGACATCGGTGCGGCACTCGTCCTGCGCCATCACACAGCGCGGGTTGAAGGCGCAGCCGCTCGGGACCCGCAGCAGGTTGGGCGGCAGGCCCTTGATCGCGAAGAGCTCCTGGCCCTTCTGATCGAGGCGCGGGATCGATTCGAGCAGGCCCTTGGTGTACGGGTGCGCGGGGCGCTTGTACAGCTCGTGGACCGGCGCGGTCTCGACGATCCGGCCCGCGTACATCACCG includes:
- a CDS encoding ABC transporter ATP-binding protein gives rise to the protein MADSPKLSKSGEPQDAAVMPNVSGVTVVDAHSEAEAVAAVEAPAERGEPILQVRGLKKHFPLTQGILFKKQIGAVKAVDGVDFDLYQGETLGIVGESGCGKSTVAKLLMTLERATAGEVFYKGQDITRLSGRALKAVRRNIQMVFQDPYTSLNPRMTVGDIIGEPYDIHPEVAPKGDRRRKVQELLDVVGLNPEYINRYPHQFSGGQRQRIGIARGLALNPEIIICDEPVSALDVSVQAQVINLMAKLQDEFNLSYLFIAHDLSIVRHISDRVGVMYLGKIAEIGTDTEIYDHPTHPYTQALLSAVPVPDPEARENRERIILTGDVPSPANPPSGCRFRTRCWKAEERCAEEVPLLAIPERFQGSDSPAAHESACHFAEEMDVVHAT